A single region of the Demequina sp. genome encodes:
- the ruvX gene encoding Holliday junction resolvase RuvX produces the protein MRIGVAASDPEGIMAFPVETVPAGEGDAARVAAIASDRQATAIFVGLPKTLKGADGASAAMAEEFARRLAELTSADVRLIDERFSSVTASRALTGAGRSAKKQRQVIDQAAAVVILESALDVDRRGNLGIVTKGIPHEGNDD, from the coding sequence GTGCGGATCGGCGTCGCGGCAAGTGACCCCGAGGGCATCATGGCGTTCCCCGTCGAAACCGTGCCTGCAGGGGAAGGCGACGCTGCGCGCGTAGCCGCCATAGCGTCGGACCGGCAGGCGACCGCGATCTTCGTGGGCCTGCCCAAGACGCTCAAGGGAGCGGATGGCGCGAGCGCGGCGATGGCCGAGGAGTTTGCGAGGAGACTTGCGGAACTCACCAGCGCCGACGTTCGTTTGATCGATGAGCGTTTCTCGAGCGTCACGGCTTCGCGCGCCCTCACGGGTGCGGGGAGGTCGGCCAAGAAGCAGCGCCAGGTCATTGACCAGGCGGCCGCGGTGGTGATCCTCGAGAGCGCACTAGACGTAGACAGACGAGGGAATCTGGGTATTGTGACCAAGGGGATTCCGCACGAGGGAAACGATGACTGA
- a CDS encoding endolytic transglycosylase MltG, which produces MTDLFEAETATTTTLDLRRLQRNKRRATRRKWTLVVSAVAIVIFALGASVAYNFVGTFEGSSNEIADYDGTGQGTLQVVVQSGDTGSDIATTLVDSGVVASRAAFLQEWNSNPDSQSVVPGYYWMHREMKAEYALQSLLDPSNRDVRNLTIPEGLTKAQTYEKIASITATSVDAVEAAAKDTDALGLPAIAKGDLEGLAGARDV; this is translated from the coding sequence ATGACTGACCTCTTTGAGGCTGAGACCGCCACGACCACGACGCTCGACTTGCGTCGGTTGCAGCGCAACAAGCGCCGCGCAACCCGCCGCAAGTGGACCCTCGTGGTCTCTGCTGTCGCCATCGTGATCTTCGCTCTCGGCGCGTCCGTCGCCTACAACTTCGTCGGCACGTTCGAGGGTTCGAGCAACGAGATCGCCGACTACGACGGCACGGGGCAGGGCACGCTCCAGGTGGTCGTGCAATCGGGAGACACGGGATCAGACATCGCCACGACGCTCGTCGACTCCGGCGTGGTCGCGTCGCGGGCGGCGTTCCTCCAGGAGTGGAACTCCAACCCTGACTCCCAGTCGGTGGTTCCCGGCTACTACTGGATGCACCGTGAGATGAAGGCCGAGTACGCGCTGCAGTCTCTGCTGGACCCAAGCAACCGCGACGTCCGCAACCTGACGATCCCTGAGGGGCTCACCAAGGCGCAGACCTACGAGAAGATCGCCTCGATCACCGCGACGTCGGTCGATGCGGTCGAGGCCGCGGCCAAGGACACGGACGCGCTGGGCCTTCCCGCGATCGCGAAGGGCGATCTCGAGGGGCTGGCTGGCGCCCGCGACGTATGA
- the mltG gene encoding endolytic transglycosylase MltG — translation MTPAIVLKRMVAQTIQRLDDAGVEEGNREKVLNIASLVEREAKLDEDRPKVASVIYNRLKQDMMLQLDATLKYHLKDAGATLTADQLKSDDPYNTYTHAGLPPGPIASPGVESIDAAVNPAKTKYIFYVTVNLDTGKTKYAEDYPTFLKYKKEYQKWAKANG, via the coding sequence GTGACGCCTGCCATCGTCCTCAAGCGGATGGTCGCTCAGACCATCCAGAGGCTCGACGACGCTGGCGTCGAGGAAGGGAACCGCGAGAAGGTGCTGAACATCGCATCGCTCGTGGAGCGCGAGGCGAAGCTCGACGAGGACCGTCCCAAGGTCGCGTCCGTCATCTACAACCGCCTCAAGCAGGACATGATGCTCCAGCTCGATGCGACGCTCAAGTACCACCTCAAGGACGCGGGCGCAACGCTCACCGCCGACCAGCTCAAGTCCGATGACCCGTACAACACGTACACCCACGCCGGGCTCCCGCCGGGCCCCATCGCGAGCCCCGGCGTCGAGTCCATCGACGCCGCAGTCAACCCGGCGAAGACCAAGTACATCTTCTACGTGACGGTCAACCTCGACACCGGCAAGACCAAGTACGCGGAGGACTACCCCACCTTCTTGAAGTACAAGAAGGAGTACCAGAAGTGGGCCAAGGCGAACGGCTGA
- a CDS encoding shikimate dehydrogenase gives MIESRRAAVLGHPIAHSLSPVLHRAAYKALGIPWHYDAVDVEAGSLEAFISQMGPEWAGLSLTMPLKVEAVPLMDFMEPMAKIVGAVNTVLVQRFADQRHLVGANTDVHGIVAALRDSGVSSAATGVIIGGGATATSAMAALGQLGVTAPVVAVRDRARAGALMRAATKMGVTVRFADLAEAPALLAATDVAVSTIPADAGAAIGAQLATASGTLLDVVYSPLVTPLGAAWGAAGGNRVGGEQMLLHQAAEQVRLMTGREAPIEDMRTAMRAVLNT, from the coding sequence GTGATTGAGTCACGCCGCGCGGCCGTCCTCGGCCACCCGATCGCCCATTCGCTGTCGCCGGTGCTGCACCGCGCCGCGTACAAGGCGCTCGGCATCCCGTGGCACTACGACGCGGTAGACGTTGAGGCAGGATCCCTCGAGGCCTTCATCTCGCAGATGGGACCGGAGTGGGCGGGGCTGTCGCTCACGATGCCGCTCAAGGTTGAGGCCGTGCCCCTTATGGACTTCATGGAGCCCATGGCGAAGATCGTGGGCGCGGTCAACACCGTGCTCGTGCAGCGCTTCGCCGACCAGCGCCACCTCGTTGGCGCCAACACGGACGTTCACGGAATCGTGGCCGCACTGCGCGACTCCGGCGTTTCCTCGGCGGCCACCGGCGTGATCATCGGCGGGGGCGCGACCGCGACCTCCGCGATGGCCGCTCTCGGCCAGCTCGGCGTCACGGCGCCGGTGGTCGCCGTCCGGGATCGCGCGCGCGCCGGCGCCCTCATGCGTGCCGCCACCAAGATGGGTGTCACCGTGCGGTTCGCGGACCTTGCGGAGGCGCCCGCCCTCCTCGCCGCGACGGACGTGGCCGTCTCCACCATCCCGGCCGACGCCGGGGCCGCCATTGGCGCCCAGCTCGCCACAGCGTCGGGCACCTTGCTTGACGTTGTCTACTCGCCGCTCGTGACGCCCCTTGGCGCCGCGTGGGGGGCCGCCGGGGGGAACCGTGTTGGGGGAGAGCAGATGCTGCTCCACCAGGCGGCGGAGCAAGTGCGCCTCATGACGGGCCGCGAAGCGCCGATAGAGGACATGCGGACGGCGATGCGGGCCGTGTTGAATACCTAA
- a CDS encoding ATPase, T2SS/T4P/T4SS family, giving the protein MKQLGSILLESGALTEDQLMDAIDEQQSRGQTLGRTLVELGIISETQLVRALASQVGMEFVELGEYPVDRAAIALVPGAVCRRHNAIPVSMTDGVLRIAMSNPGNVVAVDDFRTLTRMPVEPVVATYDDVVQAIDRYCRADTELEGLQEEMEQDQAGAADLESLDFGSAAEDDAPIVRFVNLLITQAVQDRASDIHIEPTEADLTVRYRIDGVLHEMQRAPKAIAAGVTSRLKIMSDIDIAERRKPQDGRLSVNHQGRKIDLRVATLPTVWGEKVVMRILDNSTATLDLADLGLRENNYAAYSESFTKPYGMILVTGPTGSGKSTTLYATLNQVARPEINVITVEDPVEYRLPGINQVQVNPKAGLTFASALRSILRSDPDVVLLGEIRDHETAQIAIEAALTGHLVLSTLHTNDAPSAMTRLTEMGIEPFLVGSAVDCVVAQRLARRLCQHCSEEQEVTPDQLPKALNFPADQTVPTLRKAVGCQRCSNTGYRGRVALHEIMQVDESIERLTVGHASTAEILRAAQANGMETLLQDGWAKVQDGVTSLEELFRVVK; this is encoded by the coding sequence GTGAAGCAACTGGGTTCCATCCTCCTGGAGAGCGGTGCGCTCACCGAGGACCAGTTGATGGATGCCATCGACGAGCAACAGAGTCGTGGGCAGACGCTCGGCCGCACCCTCGTGGAGCTCGGGATCATCAGCGAGACTCAGCTTGTTCGCGCTCTCGCCAGCCAAGTGGGGATGGAGTTCGTCGAGCTCGGCGAGTACCCCGTTGACCGCGCCGCGATCGCCTTGGTTCCCGGCGCCGTGTGCCGCCGCCACAACGCCATTCCGGTGAGCATGACCGACGGAGTGCTCCGGATCGCGATGTCCAACCCTGGCAACGTGGTCGCCGTTGACGACTTCCGCACGCTGACCCGCATGCCGGTCGAGCCCGTTGTGGCGACCTATGACGACGTGGTGCAGGCGATCGACCGCTACTGCCGCGCCGACACCGAGCTCGAGGGCCTGCAGGAGGAGATGGAGCAGGACCAGGCGGGGGCCGCCGACCTCGAGTCGCTCGACTTCGGCTCAGCGGCCGAGGATGACGCGCCGATCGTGCGCTTCGTCAACCTGCTCATCACGCAGGCCGTGCAGGACCGTGCTTCCGATATTCACATCGAGCCGACCGAGGCCGACCTCACGGTGCGGTACCGCATCGACGGCGTGCTCCACGAGATGCAGCGCGCCCCCAAGGCCATCGCCGCCGGCGTGACGTCTCGCCTCAAGATCATGTCGGACATCGACATCGCCGAGCGTCGCAAGCCGCAGGATGGTCGCCTCTCGGTGAACCACCAGGGCCGCAAGATCGACCTTCGCGTGGCGACCCTGCCCACGGTGTGGGGCGAGAAGGTCGTCATGCGTATCCTCGACAACTCGACGGCAACGCTGGACCTCGCCGACCTTGGTCTGCGCGAGAACAACTACGCCGCGTACTCCGAGTCCTTCACCAAGCCCTACGGCATGATCCTCGTGACCGGGCCCACGGGTTCCGGGAAGTCGACCACGCTGTACGCGACGCTCAACCAGGTGGCGCGCCCTGAGATCAACGTGATCACGGTCGAGGACCCCGTGGAGTACCGCCTTCCGGGCATCAACCAGGTGCAGGTGAACCCCAAGGCCGGCCTCACGTTCGCGTCCGCGCTGCGCTCGATTCTGCGTTCCGACCCCGACGTAGTGCTCCTCGGTGAGATCCGCGACCACGAGACCGCGCAGATCGCCATCGAGGCGGCCCTCACCGGCCACCTCGTGCTCTCGACGCTCCACACGAACGACGCCCCCTCGGCGATGACACGCCTCACCGAGATGGGGATTGAGCCGTTCCTCGTGGGTTCCGCGGTTGACTGCGTGGTGGCCCAGCGCCTCGCGCGCCGCCTGTGCCAGCACTGCTCCGAGGAGCAGGAGGTCACCCCGGATCAGCTGCCCAAGGCGCTGAACTTCCCCGCGGACCAAACCGTGCCGACGCTGCGCAAGGCCGTTGGGTGCCAGCGCTGCTCGAACACGGGCTACCGCGGCCGTGTGGCGCTGCACGAGATCATGCAGGTGGACGAGTCGATCGAGCGCCTCACGGTGGGTCACGCTTCGACCGCCGAGATCCTCCGCGCGGCGCAGGCGAACGGCATGGAGACGCTGCTCCAGGACGGCTGGGCAAAGGTCCAGGACGGCGTCACGTCGCTCGAAGAGCTCTTCAGGGTGGTGAAGTGA
- a CDS encoding type IV pilus twitching motility protein PilT has product MTFSSEPFAGAPGVVQQPLQPAPQVAGQWAPAAPEQPVAEAPAPAQAAPAPASAAPAQPAAPAQPAAPARATAPGSRIGMSQERHDDDIDINTALRQMIALGASDLHLTAGSPPMVRLDGQLAGLSDYERLKPDGLQRSLYTILTQAQREKFEEDLELDFSHALVGESRFRVNMYRQRDAVGAVFRQIPYEIKPLEDLGIPAAVSGFAQLPRGLVLVTGPTGSGKSTTLASLIDLANRSRAAHIVTVEDPIEFLHRHKRCLVNQREVGTDTHSFGNALRHVLRQDPDIILIGELRDLETISVALTAAETGHLVFATLHTQDAAQTIDRIIDVFPAEQQGQVRTQLGTAIQGVVCQALLRRADGPGRAVAVEVMLATPAIRNLIRDGKTHQIYTALQAGASMGMQSMDQHLAELVKSGVVGYDSAREVCRSVEEFNRLCGRIGSVA; this is encoded by the coding sequence ATGACCTTCAGTTCCGAACCGTTCGCCGGTGCCCCCGGCGTGGTCCAGCAGCCGCTGCAGCCTGCGCCGCAGGTCGCGGGCCAGTGGGCCCCCGCCGCGCCCGAGCAGCCCGTTGCCGAAGCGCCGGCGCCCGCTCAGGCGGCGCCAGCCCCAGCGTCGGCCGCTCCCGCTCAGCCCGCCGCTCCTGCTCAGCCTGCCGCGCCCGCCCGCGCCACCGCGCCCGGCTCGCGCATCGGCATGAGCCAAGAGCGCCACGACGACGACATCGACATCAACACGGCGCTCCGTCAGATGATCGCGCTCGGCGCCTCCGACCTTCACCTCACGGCAGGTTCGCCACCCATGGTGCGCCTCGACGGCCAGCTGGCTGGCCTGTCCGACTACGAGCGGCTCAAGCCGGACGGTCTGCAGCGCTCGCTGTACACGATTCTCACGCAAGCGCAGCGGGAGAAGTTCGAAGAGGACCTCGAGCTCGACTTCTCGCACGCCCTAGTTGGCGAGTCTCGCTTCCGCGTGAACATGTACCGCCAGCGCGACGCCGTTGGTGCCGTCTTCCGCCAGATCCCGTACGAGATCAAGCCGCTCGAGGACCTCGGCATCCCGGCTGCGGTCTCTGGCTTCGCACAGTTGCCTCGTGGACTCGTGCTCGTCACCGGCCCCACCGGCTCCGGAAAGTCCACCACGCTCGCATCGCTCATCGACCTCGCCAACCGCTCGCGCGCCGCGCACATCGTCACGGTAGAGGACCCCATCGAGTTCCTGCACCGCCACAAGCGCTGCCTGGTCAACCAGCGCGAGGTGGGCACGGACACGCACTCGTTCGGCAACGCGCTGCGTCACGTACTGCGCCAGGACCCGGACATCATCCTCATCGGTGAGCTCCGCGACCTCGAGACCATCTCCGTTGCGCTCACCGCCGCGGAGACCGGCCACCTCGTGTTCGCGACACTGCACACGCAGGACGCGGCGCAGACCATCGACCGCATCATCGACGTCTTCCCCGCAGAGCAACAGGGCCAGGTGCGCACGCAGCTGGGCACCGCAATCCAGGGTGTTGTCTGCCAGGCGCTGCTTCGCCGCGCCGACGGGCCTGGACGTGCGGTGGCCGTGGAGGTCATGCTCGCGACGCCCGCCATCCGCAACCTCATCCGCGATGGCAAGACCCACCAGATCTACACCGCGCTGCAGGCCGGCGCGTCGATGGGCATGCAATCCATGGACCAGCACCTTGCGGAACTCGTCAAGTCCGGTGTCGTCGGCTACGACTCGGCCCGCGAAGTGTGCCGCTCCGTCGAAGAGTTCAACCGGCTCTGTGGCCGCATCGGATCGGTGGCGTAG
- a CDS encoding type II secretion system F family protein, with product MFPPIMINMVKAGEIGGFLDRALISLAENFEKEVALRGKIKSAMAYPIVVFVIAIVAATAMLLFIIPVFGNMFSTLGGSLPAPTRFLMALSDFLKIAIVPIILLLIVFAWWWARHKNDRKVREFLDPIKLKMPVFGNLNKKIALSRFSRNLSAMLGAGVPILQALDIVGEASGNTVVEEATKEVMDAVRKGRSITAPLQSSPVFPPMMAQMMAVGEDTGALDDMLSKIADFYDQEVESTTDQLTSLIEPLMILFVGIMVGGMVITMYLPMFSIYNQIG from the coding sequence GTGTTCCCTCCCATCATGATCAACATGGTCAAGGCCGGCGAGATTGGCGGCTTCCTTGACCGGGCGCTGATCTCGCTCGCGGAGAACTTTGAGAAGGAAGTGGCGCTGCGGGGCAAGATCAAGTCCGCGATGGCGTATCCCATCGTCGTGTTCGTGATCGCGATCGTCGCCGCCACGGCCATGCTCCTGTTCATCATTCCAGTGTTCGGCAACATGTTTTCAACACTGGGCGGTTCGCTGCCAGCTCCCACGCGCTTCCTGATGGCGCTCTCAGACTTCCTCAAGATCGCGATCGTTCCCATCATCCTGCTGCTCATCGTGTTCGCATGGTGGTGGGCGCGCCACAAGAACGACCGCAAGGTGCGCGAGTTCCTCGACCCCATCAAGTTGAAGATGCCCGTGTTCGGCAACCTCAACAAGAAGATCGCCCTCTCGCGCTTCTCGCGCAACCTGAGCGCCATGCTCGGCGCGGGCGTACCGATCCTGCAGGCCCTTGACATCGTTGGCGAGGCCAGCGGCAACACCGTGGTGGAGGAGGCGACCAAAGAGGTCATGGACGCGGTCCGCAAGGGCCGCTCAATCACGGCGCCCCTGCAGTCGAGCCCCGTGTTCCCGCCCATGATGGCGCAGATGATGGCCGTTGGTGAGGACACCGGTGCGCTCGACGACATGCTGTCCAAAATCGCCGACTTCTACGACCAAGAAGTCGAGTCAACCACCGACCAGCTCACCAGCCTCATCGAGCCGCTCATGATCCTCTTCGTCGGAATCATGGTCGGCGGAATGGTCATCACGATGTACCTGCCCATGTTCTCGATCTACAACCAGATCGGGTAG
- a CDS encoding prepilin-type N-terminal cleavage/methylation domain-containing protein: MIARIHKSLEKKDKGFTLIELLVVIIIIGILAAIAIPVFLNQRKKAVDAGIKSDLRSIANELESYYVDNQAYPASITTSGSTITVGTGGGTVTKSNVNTTYTYTPATDRYTVKGQNSGQGTGKTYVYDSANGGLAD, encoded by the coding sequence ATGATCGCTCGCATTCACAAGTCCCTCGAGAAGAAGGACAAGGGCTTCACCCTTATCGAGCTTCTCGTCGTCATCATCATCATCGGCATCCTTGCCGCGATCGCCATCCCGGTGTTCCTCAACCAGCGCAAGAAGGCTGTTGACGCCGGCATCAAGTCCGACCTTCGTTCGATCGCGAACGAGCTCGAGTCCTACTACGTGGACAACCAGGCGTACCCCGCCTCGATCACCACGTCGGGCTCCACGATCACGGTTGGCACGGGCGGCGGCACGGTGACGAAGTCGAACGTCAACACCACCTACACCTACACCCCCGCCACCGATCGGTACACCGTGAAGGGGCAGAACTCCGGGCAGGGTACGGGCAAGACCTACGTCTACGACTCGGCCAACGGCGGTCTCGCCGACTAA